In a single window of the Arthrobacter sp. StoSoilA2 genome:
- a CDS encoding nuclear transport factor 2 family protein: MSTETDTFLAEMVPKQLAADGAIHDGDAGPRLALWSENEPLTLFGASLSGSGRAELEPMFQNVASWFSHSDSFDLEIIAAGVSGDVAYTVGYEHTTTTVEGTPRKYSLRVTHVYRRENGAWRIVHRHADFPAGEASVPLPAGRTGPMTGERQAMGRETEAFLAEILPKQRDMTVALHKGDVAPRIALWSHTDPITLFGAHISGAGWTDLEPKFRREAHRFDGATGFEFEVVAAGASGSLAYTVGLEHSQAIVDGAPDDYTMRTTQVYRREDDAWRIVHRHSDFIPIQRPQ; this comes from the coding sequence ATGTCTACCGAGACCGATACTTTCCTCGCCGAGATGGTTCCGAAACAGCTGGCCGCGGACGGTGCAATCCACGACGGCGACGCCGGACCGCGCCTCGCGCTGTGGTCGGAGAACGAGCCGCTGACGCTCTTCGGCGCGAGCCTCAGCGGCAGCGGCCGGGCAGAGCTTGAGCCCATGTTCCAGAACGTCGCCTCGTGGTTCTCGCATTCGGATTCGTTCGATCTTGAGATCATCGCGGCCGGCGTCAGCGGGGACGTTGCCTACACTGTCGGCTACGAGCACACCACCACCACCGTTGAGGGCACTCCGAGGAAGTACAGCTTGCGGGTGACCCACGTCTACCGCCGTGAAAACGGTGCATGGCGGATCGTGCATCGTCACGCTGATTTCCCGGCGGGAGAGGCCAGCGTTCCGTTGCCCGCTGGCCGGACGGGCCCCATGACCGGCGAGAGACAGGCTATGGGAAGGGAGACCGAGGCCTTCCTGGCCGAGATCCTTCCCAAGCAGCGCGATATGACGGTGGCCCTCCACAAGGGCGATGTGGCACCGCGCATCGCTTTGTGGTCCCACACTGACCCCATCACACTGTTCGGTGCGCACATTTCCGGAGCGGGCTGGACTGACCTGGAACCCAAGTTTCGCCGGGAAGCCCACCGGTTCGACGGCGCCACCGGGTTCGAGTTCGAGGTTGTCGCGGCCGGTGCCAGCGGCAGCCTCGCCTACACGGTTGGGTTGGAACACAGTCAGGCCATTGTTGATGGCGCACCGGACGACTACACCATGCGAACGACGCAGGTCTACCGTCGCGAGGACGACGCCTGGCGGATTGTTCACCGGCACTCGGACTTTATTCCAATTCAACGGCCCCAGTGA
- the paaK gene encoding phenylacetate--CoA ligase PaaK, translating to MTQNTVAAPTSPASTATAPILDREETMSRDELEALQLSRLQHTVAYAYDRVPLYKRKFDEAGVHPTDLRELSDLGKFPYTTKEDLRLEYPFGMFAVPQNEVARIHASSGTTGRPTVVGYTKNDLANWATLVARSLRASGVRPGMKVHNAYGYGLFTGGLGAHAGAEALGCTVIPMSGGQTERQIQLIQDFKPDAILATPTYLLTIADAMAHQGIDPTSTSLKYAVLGAEPWTEEMRHELETTMNIKASDIYGLSEVMGPGVAGEAVETQDGCHIWEDHFRPEIIDPFDHSTVLGDGEPGELVFTSLTKEALPIIRYRTKDLTRLLPGTARPAHRRMGRITGRSDDMIILRGVNLFPSQIEEIALRIPELSPHFQLEITRPEGKRMDSLTVKIERRENVPAESSSTAARTLREQIKIHVGSSCVVEVVEPGSLERSNGKLRRIYDLRPKG from the coding sequence ATGACCCAGAACACCGTCGCCGCGCCCACATCGCCCGCCTCCACGGCAACCGCCCCCATCCTGGACCGCGAAGAAACGATGTCCCGCGACGAGCTTGAAGCACTCCAGCTCAGCCGCCTGCAGCACACGGTGGCCTACGCCTACGATCGCGTGCCGCTGTACAAGCGCAAGTTCGACGAAGCCGGCGTGCACCCGACCGACCTCCGCGAATTGAGCGACCTCGGCAAGTTCCCTTACACCACCAAGGAAGACCTCCGGCTGGAGTACCCGTTTGGCATGTTCGCGGTGCCCCAGAATGAGGTTGCCCGAATCCACGCGAGCTCCGGCACCACCGGGCGCCCCACAGTGGTGGGCTACACCAAGAACGACCTCGCCAACTGGGCAACCCTGGTGGCCCGCTCCCTGCGCGCCTCCGGCGTCCGACCCGGTATGAAGGTCCACAACGCCTACGGCTACGGCCTCTTCACCGGCGGGCTCGGCGCACATGCCGGCGCTGAAGCGCTCGGTTGCACGGTCATCCCGATGTCCGGCGGCCAGACCGAACGCCAGATCCAGCTCATCCAGGACTTCAAGCCGGACGCCATCCTGGCAACCCCCACGTACCTGCTGACCATCGCCGACGCCATGGCCCACCAGGGCATCGACCCCACCTCCACATCGCTGAAGTACGCCGTGCTCGGCGCCGAGCCGTGGACCGAAGAGATGCGCCACGAGCTCGAGACCACCATGAACATCAAGGCCTCGGACATCTACGGACTCTCTGAAGTCATGGGCCCGGGCGTGGCTGGCGAAGCTGTTGAAACTCAGGACGGCTGCCACATCTGGGAAGACCACTTCCGCCCCGAAATCATCGATCCGTTCGATCACTCCACGGTCCTGGGCGACGGCGAACCCGGCGAGCTGGTCTTCACGTCCCTCACCAAGGAAGCGCTGCCGATCATCCGCTACCGCACCAAGGACCTCACCCGCCTGCTCCCCGGCACCGCCCGCCCCGCACACCGCCGGATGGGCCGCATCACCGGCCGCAGCGACGACATGATCATCCTGCGCGGCGTGAACCTCTTCCCCTCCCAGATCGAGGAAATCGCCCTCCGCATCCCCGAGCTCAGCCCGCACTTCCAGCTCGAAATCACCCGCCCCGAAGGCAAGCGCATGGATTCGCTGACCGTGAAAATCGAGCGGCGCGAAAACGTCCCCGCAGAGTCAAGCTCGACGGCGGCCCGCACCTTGCGCGAGCAGATCAAGATTCATGTGGGGTCTTCTTGCGTAGTTGAAGTTGTAGAGCCCGGTTCCCTTGAGCGTTCCAACGGCAAGCTCCGCCGGATCTACGACCTGCGGCCAAAGGGCTGA
- a CDS encoding hotdog fold thioesterase has protein sequence MVETTLSGATHHILTNDYASEWMGIEVLKIDDGHATIRMHLRQEMLNGFGMAHGGMIFAFADTAFALACNPANPTPKQAANITVASGVDINFIKPAFEGQVITAVANRRASTGRSGLYDIQIYAASPGAAGATPDPDPGELIAEFRGRSRTISKK, from the coding sequence ATGGTTGAAACAACCCTCTCCGGTGCAACGCACCACATCCTGACGAACGACTACGCGTCTGAATGGATGGGCATTGAGGTCCTCAAGATCGACGACGGCCATGCCACCATCCGCATGCACCTCCGCCAGGAAATGCTCAATGGATTCGGAATGGCCCATGGCGGAATGATCTTCGCCTTCGCGGACACCGCCTTCGCACTGGCCTGCAACCCGGCCAACCCAACGCCAAAGCAAGCTGCCAACATCACGGTGGCGTCCGGCGTCGACATCAACTTTATCAAGCCGGCGTTCGAAGGCCAGGTGATTACCGCCGTCGCAAACCGTCGCGCGAGTACTGGCCGCAGCGGCCTCTACGACATCCAGATCTACGCGGCTTCACCCGGCGCCGCGGGCGCCACCCCCGATCCAGATCCCGGAGAACTCATTGCAGAGTTCCGGGGCCGCAGCCGCACCATCTCCAAGAAGTAG
- a CDS encoding ATP-binding protein produces the protein MGKNGADVQHSSRSAVVADSDTDRLALTKAALKAAGFEVFAAADTASMASRLETESPSVVVVENSLAHGLRNPGVPVLLLLNAGESVDLEEAQAWGVVDYVMNPVRADELVYRAETLIGRARERARSRGEIEALRESLRNVSSAIRQTNDPQLIAEHVVRGFGEALGMDHVWFATFRDERVPSIRAQWNRPGTPMLPARLGDSENLIVETANRLWAEADVLAVTDHRTQPESRITQALKEWSCELNPVSSVLLPVGEGGSALGIILLTTVEEQHDWTRPEIALMQHVAGNVAHGLIQGHLISAQQRVLHQLRQLDKAKTDFLATVNHELRTPLTSITAYLDMIRDGSGGPVPEGISKMLDVIARNSDRLRRLIEDMLTVSMQDGSNLDLKPVDIAKLLQVVVATLRPLAESRQVAVSFTEGTEDVEVTADEAKLEQVFTNIVANAIKFTPAGGRVGITSSMSASADGGRAALVKVADTGLGIPEHDLPHIFTRFYRASNATAAAVPGSGLGLAIAQDIISRHMGRMVFDSTLGSGTTVSVELPVGGP, from the coding sequence GTGGGTAAGAACGGGGCCGATGTGCAGCACTCTTCCCGCTCCGCCGTCGTGGCGGATTCAGACACTGATCGTTTGGCCTTAACAAAGGCTGCGCTCAAAGCCGCTGGGTTCGAAGTTTTCGCCGCCGCAGACACCGCTTCCATGGCGTCGCGGCTGGAAACCGAAAGTCCGTCCGTGGTGGTTGTGGAGAACTCCCTGGCGCATGGTCTTCGGAATCCGGGCGTTCCCGTGCTGCTGCTCCTGAACGCCGGCGAATCCGTAGACCTTGAAGAAGCCCAGGCCTGGGGCGTTGTGGACTATGTGATGAACCCCGTGCGTGCCGATGAACTTGTCTACCGGGCCGAAACCCTGATTGGCAGGGCCAGGGAGCGTGCGCGGTCCCGGGGAGAAATTGAAGCCTTACGCGAAAGCCTACGAAACGTCTCGTCCGCCATCCGGCAAACCAACGACCCCCAGCTGATTGCCGAGCACGTGGTCCGGGGTTTTGGCGAAGCCCTTGGAATGGACCATGTTTGGTTTGCAACTTTCCGGGACGAACGTGTCCCCTCCATTCGCGCCCAATGGAACCGGCCGGGCACGCCCATGCTGCCAGCCAGATTGGGCGACAGCGAGAACCTGATCGTCGAGACAGCCAACAGGCTATGGGCCGAAGCTGACGTTCTGGCGGTTACAGACCACCGCACCCAGCCGGAATCCAGGATCACCCAGGCGCTGAAAGAGTGGTCGTGCGAGCTCAACCCCGTGTCATCGGTGTTGCTGCCTGTGGGCGAAGGTGGGTCAGCGTTGGGCATCATCCTTCTCACCACGGTGGAGGAACAACACGATTGGACTCGGCCTGAGATCGCATTGATGCAGCACGTCGCCGGCAATGTGGCGCACGGACTCATTCAGGGCCACCTGATCAGCGCCCAGCAACGCGTACTGCACCAGCTCAGGCAGTTGGACAAGGCCAAGACGGACTTCCTGGCAACGGTGAATCATGAACTCCGGACTCCCCTAACCTCGATCACTGCCTACCTGGACATGATCAGGGACGGTTCGGGCGGCCCTGTTCCTGAAGGCATCAGCAAGATGCTGGACGTGATCGCCAGGAACTCCGACAGACTCCGCAGGCTCATCGAGGACATGTTGACCGTATCCATGCAGGACGGAAGCAACCTGGACCTCAAACCGGTGGATATTGCCAAGCTCCTCCAGGTGGTGGTGGCCACCCTGCGGCCACTGGCAGAGTCCCGGCAGGTGGCTGTGTCCTTCACCGAGGGAACCGAGGACGTGGAGGTCACCGCCGATGAAGCCAAGCTGGAACAGGTCTTCACCAACATCGTGGCCAATGCCATCAAGTTCACTCCGGCAGGTGGACGGGTGGGCATCACGAGTTCAATGTCCGCATCGGCAGACGGTGGCCGTGCAGCATTGGTGAAAGTGGCGGACACAGGCCTGGGGATCCCCGAACACGATCTTCCCCACATCTTCACGCGGTTCTACCGCGCCTCAAACGCCACGGCAGCCGCCGTTCCCGGAAGCGGCCTCGGGCTTGCGATCGCCCAGGACATCATCAGCCGCCATATGGGGCGGATGGTCTTCGACTCTACGCTGGGCTCAGGGACTACGGTTTCCGTCGAGTTGCCGGTTGGTGGTCCTTAA
- a CDS encoding EAL domain-containing protein — protein sequence MSEENSNAASDPRLGLLLDGIVRLAAGDLHTRIEISDARDEIDAVIMGTNLLAEDLQIVYEELEQRVAARTRQLHEAHREMQHMAMTDPLTGLHNRSAFSAALAESQGREPNGNQRPAILLMDMNGFKGVNDSLGHTIGDKVLVTVAARISAAVREEDMVARMGGDEFAILLQDVTAAKAASIGNRILAAMDGPMEIEGQYVRCGASMGLRMADPGKSAEELMMEADIAMYESKADGRGKLKVFDSDMLLARQLRNQLVGELKEAIAGSQLVLYYQPIIRLDTRGIEGVEALVRWNHPTRGMIMPDEFIPIAEETGMISDLGGWVLRTAVEQLQRWRSDPLTGRHDFNMRINVSAADLQRLEFVEDVREALTSAGLDPSLLVLELTESAVIQGNDLDRYTLNSLRRLGVEMEIDDFGTGYSSIDYLRRLPVHAVKVDRTLLSALGSDPAQPALLAAVLQLIRACGLGAVWEGIETAEQADFLLSIGCTSGQGYYFSRPLPEAQLTEQLKHHKTWPIQD from the coding sequence ATGTCCGAGGAAAACTCGAATGCCGCATCAGATCCACGTCTGGGATTGCTGCTTGATGGCATCGTCAGGCTTGCTGCGGGAGACCTGCACACCAGGATTGAAATCTCCGATGCCCGCGACGAGATCGACGCCGTGATCATGGGTACCAACCTCCTGGCCGAGGACCTCCAGATTGTCTATGAAGAGCTGGAGCAGCGGGTGGCGGCCCGCACCCGGCAGCTGCACGAGGCACACCGCGAAATGCAGCACATGGCCATGACCGATCCCCTCACGGGCCTTCACAACCGCTCCGCTTTCTCCGCCGCGCTGGCCGAATCCCAGGGCAGGGAACCCAATGGCAACCAGCGGCCGGCCATCCTGCTGATGGACATGAACGGCTTCAAGGGCGTCAATGACTCCCTGGGCCACACCATCGGAGACAAAGTGCTGGTAACAGTGGCAGCCCGCATCAGCGCTGCCGTCCGCGAGGAGGACATGGTTGCCCGCATGGGCGGCGACGAATTCGCGATCCTGCTGCAGGACGTTACCGCCGCGAAGGCGGCTTCCATCGGCAACCGGATCCTGGCCGCCATGGACGGTCCAATGGAGATCGAAGGCCAGTACGTACGGTGTGGCGCCAGCATGGGCCTCCGTATGGCAGATCCCGGCAAGAGCGCCGAGGAACTGATGATGGAAGCGGACATCGCCATGTATGAGTCCAAGGCGGATGGGCGCGGCAAGTTGAAGGTTTTTGACTCGGACATGCTCCTTGCCCGGCAACTGCGCAACCAACTCGTGGGTGAGCTCAAGGAAGCGATCGCCGGTTCGCAACTGGTGCTCTACTACCAGCCCATCATCCGCTTGGACACCCGCGGAATTGAAGGCGTCGAGGCCCTGGTCCGTTGGAACCACCCCACCCGCGGCATGATCATGCCGGACGAGTTCATCCCCATCGCCGAGGAAACGGGGATGATTTCCGATCTGGGCGGCTGGGTGCTGCGCACCGCCGTCGAGCAGTTGCAACGGTGGCGCAGCGACCCCCTGACGGGACGCCACGACTTCAACATGCGCATCAACGTGTCCGCCGCAGACCTCCAGCGGCTGGAGTTCGTGGAGGACGTACGCGAAGCGTTGACCTCGGCCGGGCTGGACCCATCGCTGCTGGTTCTGGAGCTGACCGAAAGCGCTGTCATTCAAGGCAACGACCTCGACCGATACACGCTGAACAGCCTGCGGCGGCTGGGCGTCGAGATGGAGATCGACGACTTCGGCACCGGCTACTCCTCCATTGACTACCTCCGCCGCCTGCCCGTGCACGCCGTCAAGGTGGACCGAACGCTCCTCTCGGCACTCGGTAGCGACCCCGCGCAGCCCGCCCTCCTCGCGGCAGTCCTGCAACTCATTCGTGCGTGCGGCCTCGGTGCTGTGTGGGAGGGAATCGAAACCGCCGAGCAGGCAGACTTCCTGCTCAGCATTGGGTGCACCAGCGGGCAGGGCTACTACTTCAGCCGGCCGTTGCCGGAGGCACAACTCACCGAACAGCTCAAGCACCACAAGACCTGGCCGATTCAGGATTAA
- a CDS encoding S9 family peptidase translates to MSHTSSAPAAAPVNGSAPRPPVAKRVPSRREHHGDVFVDNYEWLRDKESAEVVEHLKAENAYQEAVTAHQEPLREAIFQEIKGRTQETDLSVPSRKDGWWYYSRSVKGKEYSIHCRVVARNTGDPVADWTPPSVEPGVEIPGEQVLLDGNVEAEGQPFFSIGGAAVTIDGNLYAYAVDNSGDERFTLRIKDLRTGELLPDVIENIFYGVAFSPDGTRIFYTVVDDSWRPYQVKAHVLGTPVAEDEVLYQEDDVAMWLGFDLASDRRHLVLSIGCSEFSETRLLRFDDYDAGLSTVIPRAEHVLYEAEPFLLDGQETLLLTHNKDAINSMVSLVDPSELTKPLAEQQWRTVVGHSDDVRVNGAGVTSTHLVLSVRKDTIERVQVLPLTGLGTPQQAAPVEPAFDEELYSAGVSSSDYEAPVIRMGYTSYFTPSRVYDFVLPTSELPSGQLLLRKESPVLGGYSRQDYVATREWATADDGTRIPLSVLRHASVQQDGTAAGLVYGYGSYEMSMDPGFGVARLSLLDRGIVMVIAHIRGGGELGRHWYEDGKKLTKKNTFTDFIAATDWLAASGWVDPSRIAAMGGSAGGLLMGAIANMAPEKYAAVVAQVPFVDPLTSILDPELPLSALEWEEWGNPITDPEAYAYMKSYTPYENVRGVPYPKIAAVTSFNDTRVLYVEPAKWVQALRSVSTGSEPIVMKIEMDGGHGGASGRYVQWRERAWDYAFVADSLGATELLPGAGLK, encoded by the coding sequence ATGAGCCACACTTCCTCCGCGCCTGCCGCTGCCCCTGTCAACGGTTCAGCACCCCGGCCGCCTGTTGCCAAACGCGTCCCCAGCCGCCGCGAACACCACGGCGACGTCTTCGTGGACAACTACGAATGGCTCCGGGACAAGGAATCCGCAGAGGTAGTGGAGCACCTGAAAGCGGAGAACGCCTATCAGGAGGCTGTGACCGCCCATCAGGAACCGCTCCGCGAAGCAATCTTCCAGGAGATCAAGGGCCGCACGCAGGAGACTGACCTGTCCGTGCCCAGCCGGAAGGATGGCTGGTGGTATTACAGCCGTTCGGTGAAGGGCAAGGAATACAGCATCCATTGCCGCGTAGTTGCCCGGAACACGGGTGACCCCGTGGCCGACTGGACTCCGCCATCCGTTGAGCCAGGCGTGGAGATCCCGGGCGAACAGGTACTCCTTGACGGAAACGTGGAAGCCGAGGGCCAGCCGTTCTTCAGCATCGGTGGCGCTGCCGTGACAATCGACGGCAACCTTTACGCGTACGCCGTGGACAATTCCGGCGATGAACGCTTCACGCTGCGGATCAAGGACCTCCGGACGGGCGAACTCCTGCCGGACGTCATCGAGAACATCTTCTATGGCGTAGCCTTCTCCCCTGACGGCACCCGCATCTTTTACACCGTGGTGGACGATTCCTGGCGCCCCTACCAGGTCAAGGCCCACGTATTAGGCACGCCGGTTGCCGAGGATGAGGTTCTTTACCAGGAGGACGACGTCGCCATGTGGCTGGGCTTCGATCTCGCCTCCGATCGGCGGCACCTTGTGCTCAGCATCGGTTGCTCCGAGTTCAGCGAGACCCGGCTGCTCCGCTTTGACGATTACGACGCCGGGCTCAGCACGGTCATTCCGCGTGCGGAGCACGTTCTTTACGAGGCCGAGCCCTTCCTCCTGGATGGCCAGGAAACCCTTCTCCTGACCCACAACAAGGACGCCATCAATTCCATGGTGAGCCTGGTTGACCCGTCCGAACTCACCAAGCCGCTGGCAGAGCAGCAGTGGCGGACCGTCGTCGGGCATTCCGACGACGTCCGCGTCAACGGTGCGGGCGTCACCTCCACGCACCTGGTGCTGTCCGTCCGCAAGGACACCATCGAGCGTGTCCAGGTGCTGCCGCTCACAGGCCTGGGCACGCCGCAGCAGGCCGCGCCAGTGGAGCCGGCCTTCGACGAAGAGCTCTACAGTGCCGGCGTTTCCAGTTCCGACTACGAGGCCCCTGTGATTCGCATGGGCTACACCTCCTACTTCACACCGTCCCGCGTCTACGACTTTGTTCTGCCCACGTCGGAGCTGCCCTCAGGCCAGCTGCTGCTGCGCAAGGAAAGCCCGGTACTGGGCGGCTACTCCAGGCAGGATTACGTGGCCACGCGTGAGTGGGCAACCGCCGACGACGGCACCCGGATTCCGCTGTCAGTGCTGCGTCACGCTTCGGTACAGCAGGACGGCACGGCCGCTGGCTTGGTGTACGGCTATGGCTCGTACGAGATGAGCATGGACCCGGGCTTTGGCGTTGCGCGATTGTCGCTGCTGGACCGCGGGATCGTCATGGTTATTGCCCACATACGAGGTGGCGGGGAGTTGGGCCGTCACTGGTACGAGGATGGAAAGAAGCTCACCAAGAAGAACACCTTCACGGACTTCATCGCTGCCACCGACTGGCTTGCTGCTTCCGGCTGGGTGGATCCTTCCCGGATTGCGGCCATGGGTGGTTCCGCTGGCGGCCTGCTCATGGGTGCCATCGCCAATATGGCTCCGGAAAAGTACGCTGCAGTAGTGGCGCAGGTGCCGTTCGTGGACCCGCTGACCAGCATCCTGGACCCCGAGCTCCCCCTGTCGGCTTTGGAATGGGAGGAATGGGGCAACCCGATCACCGATCCCGAAGCCTACGCGTACATGAAGTCCTACACTCCGTATGAGAACGTGCGGGGCGTGCCCTACCCCAAGATCGCCGCCGTGACGTCCTTCAACGACACCCGCGTGCTGTACGTGGAACCGGCCAAATGGGTGCAGGCGCTGCGCTCGGTATCCACTGGCTCGGAGCCGATCGTCATGAAGATCGAGATGGACGGCGGTCACGGCGGAGCGTCCGGCCGGTACGTTCAGTGGCGGGAGCGGGCTTGGGACTACGCGTTCGTTGCCGACTCGCTGGGCGCCACGGAACTTCTACCTGGAGCGGGGCTCAAGTAG
- a CDS encoding GNAT family protein has translation MPEIELPIMTERLILRRFEAEDLERFHAYQSLPETARYLLRNELTKTQSMEVLGRYANAQFRHEGDWACLAIELQDRPGLMGEIVLKWLEGTGQAELGWILHPEGRGQGIATEAAEAVMKLAFDQLNFHRIDAKLDALNTGSAGICKRLGMRLEATLVDTWHYKGQWATENIYAILDSEWRARQEGA, from the coding sequence ATGCCCGAAATTGAGCTTCCGATCATGACCGAACGACTCATTCTGCGGCGTTTCGAGGCCGAGGACCTTGAGCGGTTCCACGCCTATCAGTCGCTGCCCGAAACCGCCCGGTACCTGCTCCGAAACGAACTGACCAAGACGCAATCCATGGAAGTCCTGGGCCGCTACGCGAATGCGCAGTTCAGGCATGAAGGCGATTGGGCCTGCCTCGCCATCGAGCTCCAGGACCGTCCGGGACTCATGGGCGAGATCGTCCTGAAATGGCTGGAGGGAACAGGCCAGGCTGAGCTTGGCTGGATCCTCCACCCCGAGGGCAGGGGGCAGGGAATCGCGACGGAGGCGGCGGAGGCTGTCATGAAGCTGGCGTTCGACCAGTTGAACTTCCACCGCATAGACGCGAAACTCGATGCCCTGAACACCGGCTCCGCCGGTATCTGCAAACGCCTGGGGATGCGGCTTGAGGCCACCCTCGTGGACACCTGGCACTACAAAGGCCAGTGGGCCACCGAGAACATCTATGCGATCCTCGACTCCGAATGGCGGGCGCGCCAAGAGGGGGCTTGA
- a CDS encoding TetR/AcrR family transcriptional regulator produces MGAKIKRPYDSTRRQQQAAETRRSIITAANELFISQGYGQTTVKQVAERAGVAVETVYAAFGTKAALLRHVWYVDFRGDEADVTLYDRAEMQTILAEPDLPTRIRRHAVFVTASNRRIAPLLEALTGAAASEPDAVAMLGEWADRRLDVATRYAHAAAATGQLGVTEEECRDVLFATMDGTLWTRFVEQRGWSDDRFSDWLGAMWISMLVRE; encoded by the coding sequence ATGGGCGCAAAAATCAAGAGGCCGTACGACTCCACCCGCCGGCAGCAGCAGGCTGCAGAGACACGGCGAAGCATCATCACGGCTGCCAACGAGCTGTTTATTTCGCAGGGATACGGGCAGACGACGGTCAAGCAGGTGGCTGAGCGGGCGGGCGTCGCCGTCGAAACCGTATACGCGGCGTTTGGCACGAAAGCTGCGCTGCTCCGGCACGTTTGGTACGTCGATTTCCGCGGCGACGAGGCAGACGTGACCCTGTACGACAGGGCGGAGATGCAGACCATCCTGGCCGAACCGGACCTGCCCACAAGGATCCGACGCCACGCTGTATTCGTCACAGCGAGCAATCGGAGGATTGCCCCACTCCTTGAGGCCCTCACGGGAGCAGCAGCGAGCGAGCCCGACGCCGTCGCCATGCTCGGCGAATGGGCCGACCGCCGCTTGGATGTGGCGACGCGCTACGCACACGCTGCGGCTGCCACCGGTCAGCTCGGCGTCACCGAGGAGGAATGCCGCGACGTGTTGTTTGCGACCATGGACGGCACGCTCTGGACCCGGTTCGTAGAGCAGCGCGGCTGGAGCGACGACCGGTTCTCGGACTGGCTTGGCGCGATGTGGATCAGTATGCTCGTCCGGGAGTAG
- a CDS encoding class I SAM-dependent methyltransferase, which produces MLSALRKYLLVPRLIRLSSAAPKDPLTAWDRYWGNVRSTGASGDVLWDSGSSHELEGYVPKFARMDQSLPVVDVGCGNGSFTRLLAQHFPHALGLDYSANAVNRARQEAGDITTASFAVCDMTAPDAARTVVTALEAAGWTGDANVFIRGVLHVLDSKGRAALAANLLPVVGSRGSVFLAETNFPGTPVDYVSHLGATRHSIPAPLEWAIKGLPMPGRFGAAQRAKAFPTADWNLLEEGATSIETRPLSNPSDPDLIPGYFALLRAR; this is translated from the coding sequence ATGCTGTCCGCGCTTCGGAAATATCTGCTGGTTCCCCGCCTGATCCGGCTTTCCTCGGCCGCGCCCAAGGACCCGCTCACGGCATGGGACCGCTACTGGGGAAACGTCCGATCCACCGGGGCTTCCGGCGATGTGTTGTGGGATTCCGGCAGCTCTCATGAACTTGAGGGTTACGTGCCCAAATTCGCCCGCATGGATCAGTCCCTCCCGGTGGTGGACGTGGGGTGCGGCAACGGCAGCTTCACGCGCTTGCTGGCCCAGCATTTCCCGCACGCGCTTGGGCTCGATTACTCCGCTAACGCCGTGAACCGCGCACGGCAAGAGGCGGGGGACATCACGACGGCGTCATTCGCCGTGTGCGATATGACGGCACCTGACGCTGCGCGGACTGTCGTGACGGCCCTTGAAGCTGCGGGCTGGACAGGCGATGCCAACGTGTTCATCCGAGGTGTATTGCACGTTCTGGACTCCAAAGGAAGGGCCGCCCTGGCCGCAAACCTGTTGCCCGTCGTCGGATCCCGCGGCAGCGTGTTCCTGGCCGAAACCAACTTCCCCGGCACCCCCGTGGATTACGTCAGCCACCTCGGCGCCACCCGCCACTCCATTCCCGCCCCATTGGAGTGGGCCATCAAGGGCTTGCCGATGCCTGGCCGCTTCGGCGCCGCCCAGCGGGCCAAGGCGTTCCCGACGGCGGACTGGAACCTCCTTGAGGAGGGCGCGACCAGTATCGAGACCCGACCGCTGAGCAACCCCTCTGACCCTGACCTCATTCCGGGATACTTCGCCCTGCTCCGCGCACGCTAG
- a CDS encoding STAS/SEC14 domain-containing protein, with protein sequence MNQPAAPQDHQEVAFELELEESGILRLTWPRGSRIQQADAQRAMDRVNELCGEARHPMIVDMATTADVTRGARSVFAKPCQASRIALWGSSPVDRVIANFFIGIMKPPCPTRFFTSETEALQWLKEH encoded by the coding sequence GTGAACCAACCAGCAGCACCGCAAGACCACCAAGAGGTGGCGTTCGAGTTGGAACTGGAAGAGTCCGGAATCCTGCGGCTGACGTGGCCACGCGGCTCCAGGATCCAGCAGGCGGATGCCCAGCGGGCGATGGACCGGGTCAACGAGCTCTGCGGTGAAGCGCGCCACCCAATGATTGTGGACATGGCCACCACTGCAGACGTCACAAGGGGCGCCCGCTCCGTCTTCGCCAAGCCCTGCCAGGCCTCAAGGATCGCCCTCTGGGGTTCGTCCCCCGTGGACAGGGTCATCGCCAACTTCTTCATTGGCATCATGAAACCGCCGTGCCCCACAAGGTTCTTCACCTCCGAAACAGAAGCCCTGCAATGGCTGAAAGAGCATTAG